From Camelus ferus isolate YT-003-E chromosome 18, BCGSAC_Cfer_1.0, whole genome shotgun sequence, one genomic window encodes:
- the PTX4 gene encoding LOW QUALITY PROTEIN: pentraxin-4 (The sequence of the model RefSeq protein was modified relative to this genomic sequence to represent the inferred CDS: deleted 1 base in 1 codon) — MGCPGRKPLFFFLLFVLMYLPGALLQEAGPVRQRKPFFERLRRLEEQFQRFQEAALTHLQGIASNYNLSFDFEARFQSLAHRSQAVALALNQSQATMQEDLGHLKTWMRKTQRRSWKVDSRLLALDTALSERSRQCARERKEQEAQRDALSSLALDVWALQDALAHLMPLVQSQGARLATLEGQLQVASPGTAAPGVTPAQPRSSSPSSPQLQRGRQALGAPPEPREPPLDFIRPLQGTHKLPGPGSQRARTPESPGERLWGDDTALHPPSPTPEERNHPGDSLSASQATQGAHLQAVSAHSELAITLSSANRIPGSPQPSTAGNLCRAPASAGTPWGLCPPMEAPQFCFSISDLLWVTLWYRLSFLPPFLVCNVGPVLVFPNASTKNVVFLCPGFLTSLRALSICSWIRTASGHLGTLLSYATEENDNKLVLHGRDSLVPGSIHFVIGDPAFRELPLQLLLDGRWHHVCVIWTSILGRYWLHVDRRLVATGSRFREGYEIPPRGSLVLGQEQDNVGGGFDSSEAFVGSMAGLAIWDRVLVPGEVSNLATGKELPMGAILTLTSAISVGGFVQRVNCSCLQLCP; from the exons ATGGGCTGCCCAGGGAGGAAAcccctgtttttcttcctcctttttgtgCTTATGTACCTGCCTGGGGCTTTGTTGCAGGAAGCTGGCCCTGTgaggcaaaggaaaccatttttcGAGAGGCTCCGTAGACTAGAGGAACAG TTTCAGAGGTTCCAAGAGGCGGCACTAACGCACCTGCAGGGCATTGCCAGCAACTACAACCTGTCCTTCGATTTCGAGGCCCGGTTCCAGAGTCTGGCCCACAGGAGCCAGGCTGTGGCCCTAGCACTCAACCAGTCGCAAGCCACCATGCAGGAGGACCTGGGCCACCTCAAGACCTGGATGCGGAAGACACAGCGCAGAAGCTGGAAGGTGGACTCCAGGCTGCTGGCCTTAGACACCGCCCTGAGCGAGAGGAGCCGTCAGTGTGCccgggagaggaaggagcaggaggcgCAGAGGGACGCCctctccagcctggccctggaTGTGTGGGCCCTGCAGGATGCGCTGGCTCACCTGATGCCCCTTGTCCAGAGCCAGGGTGCCCGGCTGGCCACTCTTGAGGGGCAACTACAGGTGGCCAGCCCTGGCACAGCCGCCCCGGGGGTGACCCCAGCCCAGCCTAGATCATCAAGCCCGAGCTCCCCGCAGCTGCAGCGGGGCAGGCAGGCACTCGGGGCTCCACCTGAGCCCAGGGAGCCACCTCTGGACTTTATTCGCCCTCTCCAGGGGACGCACAAGCTCCCAGGTCCAGGCAGCCAGCGGGCACGGACCCCCGAGAGCCCAGGAGAGA GGCTTTGGGGAGACGACACTGCTCTCCACCCACCAAGCCCCACCCCAGAGGAAAGGAACCATCCAGGTGACAGCTTGTCTGCAAGTCAGGCTACCCAGGGCGCACACCTGCAGGCAGTAAGTGCCCACTCAGAGTTGGCGATCACCCTCAGTAGTGCTAACCGTATCCCAGGAAGTCCTCAGCCATCGACAGCAGGAAACCTCTGCAGGGCCCCAGCCTCAGCCGGCACCCCGTGGGGTCTGTGCCCACCCATGGAGGCCCCCCAGTTCTGCTTTTCCATATCCGATCTCCTA TGGGTGACCTTGTGGTACaggctttctttcctccctccatttCTAGTTTGCAATGTGGGCCCAGTGCTTGTCTTCCCAAATGCCTCCACCAAGAACGTGGTCTTCCTTTGCCCTGGCTTCCTCACCAGCCTGCGGGCCCTGTCCATCTGCAGCTGGATCCGCACAGCCTCAGGCCACCTGGGCACCCTCCTGTCCTATGCCACTGAAGAAAATGACAACAAGTTGGTTCTGCATGGCCGCGATTCCCTGGTCCCCGGCTCCATTCACTTTGTGATTGGAGATCCGGCCTTCAGGGAGCTGCCCCTCCAGCTTCTGCTAGATGGCCGGTGGCACCATGTGTGTGTCATCTGGACATCCATCCTGGGCAGGTACTGGCTCCATGTGGACCGCAGGCTAGTGGCCACCGGCTCCCGCTTCAGGGAGGGCTACGAGATTCCTCCCAGAGGGTCCCTTGTGCTAGGTCAGGAGCAAGACAACGTTGGGGGTGGGTTTGACAGCTCTGAGGCCTTCGTGGGGAGCATGGCAGGCCTGGCCATATGGGACCGGGTACTGGTT CCTGGGGAAGTCTCAAACCTTGCCACTGGGAAGGAGCTCCCAATGGGCGCCATCCTGACGCTGACCAGTGCCATATCGGTAGGCGGATTTGTGCAGAGGGTAAACTGCAGCTGCTTACAGCTCTGTCCATGA